The following proteins come from a genomic window of Ignavibacteriales bacterium:
- the dnaE gene encoding DNA polymerase III subunit alpha, which produces MSDFIHLHNHSHYSLQDGACTVEDLIHAAQKNGMHAVALTDHGVMFGVGEFYKKAKKAGVKPIIGMEAYIVIDGTRFDRKGDDPDYPKRKAKPYNHLLLLAKNEIGYKNLMKLSTIGYTEGFYYRPRIDFEMLTKYSEGLICTSACPAGPIATPLINDDYAKARSTAIRLKELFDDDFYLEIQDHGMEVERPVLEGMPKLARDLGIKLVATNDIHYIEKDHSIAHNILIHLGDKTGAVDYKALRYGTDQIYFKSADEMKKLFKNFNGAIENTLEIEQKINLQIDFSGHQFPQFPIPSDSKANNLEEYLAKLSEERLEQKFKIITPEIEERFKFELKVINEMGYAGYFLVVQDFINAAKKRGIPVGPGRGSAAGSIIAYILGITNVDPLKYDLLFERFLNPARKTMPDIDVDFADDQRGEVITYVKEKYGEKSVAQIITFNRLSSRAVLKDVARVLKISIPTVEKITKWIPSKFGRVYDLDQALKEVPELAWVNKSDDPQIQELIKYARILEGMNRNASKHAAGVVITPGEVSDFVPLAIYGDDNSIVTQFNMKDLEEAGLLKMDFLGLRTLSIIRDTLELVKQTRNLEIDIDNIPTDDPKTYEMFSKGQTTAVFQFESSPMREYLKKLKPSTINDLAAMNALYRPGPMEFIDDFISRKHGRKQIIYLDPILEPILKETNGIIVYQEQVIQIANKVGNMSLAEADLLRRAMGKKDLKSMAEQKEKFLEGAIKNQISKKAAEEIFEAIDKFANYGFNKSHAVAYSIVAYQTAYLKANYLEEFLAANLSNEYGNTDKVTNLLEDCRKLNVKVMPPDINNPTVKFTVKNKKIIFGMSAIKNVGVNAVEEIKLAHQRIGRSFKSIYDFCSNVDTRVVNKRALEGLVLSGAFDLCGGSRAQNFLAVEDALSFGGKAQSVKNSHTDSLFGGDSDAMHIHEPKLPDISPWEAKHRLAKEREVLGFYLTDHPLRKYEIEYRSFATVHLGETETYNFSESVRACGVVTEVRTKIDKRGNQMVFFKLDDFSGSCECLMFSKVYKTCEDLIIPESTILVAGRLESSGDAVKLHVDEALSLDDVKQKLTKRIGLIVDTSLHDNSKISEIKKLMEEYDGSMPVLVCLREEGINREFHINYKIAFNSEFILKVKKLLGEESVVYFPS; this is translated from the coding sequence ATGTCGGATTTTATTCACTTACATAATCACTCTCATTATAGTCTGCAAGACGGTGCATGCACGGTTGAAGATTTAATCCATGCGGCACAGAAAAACGGAATGCATGCTGTAGCACTTACCGATCACGGTGTGATGTTCGGAGTAGGAGAGTTTTATAAGAAGGCGAAGAAAGCCGGAGTCAAACCGATCATCGGAATGGAAGCGTATATTGTGATAGATGGGACACGTTTCGACCGTAAGGGAGATGATCCGGATTATCCAAAAAGAAAAGCGAAACCATACAATCATCTTCTTCTTCTTGCCAAAAACGAAATCGGTTATAAAAATTTGATGAAACTTTCTACTATAGGTTACACAGAAGGTTTTTATTACCGTCCAAGAATTGATTTTGAAATGCTAACTAAATATAGCGAAGGATTGATATGTACTTCTGCCTGCCCTGCCGGACCAATAGCAACGCCGCTCATAAATGACGACTATGCAAAAGCGCGATCAACGGCAATTAGATTGAAAGAATTATTTGATGATGATTTCTATTTGGAAATTCAAGATCACGGAATGGAAGTTGAAAGACCGGTTCTTGAAGGAATGCCGAAACTTGCTCGCGATCTGGGAATTAAACTTGTTGCTACCAATGACATTCATTACATCGAAAAAGATCATTCGATTGCTCATAATATTTTAATTCATCTTGGTGATAAAACCGGAGCCGTTGATTATAAAGCATTAAGGTATGGAACCGATCAGATTTATTTCAAATCTGCCGATGAGATGAAAAAACTTTTCAAAAATTTTAACGGCGCAATTGAAAATACACTTGAGATTGAACAAAAAATTAATCTTCAAATTGATTTTAGCGGACATCAGTTTCCGCAGTTTCCAATTCCATCTGACTCTAAGGCAAATAATTTAGAAGAATATTTGGCAAAGCTTTCGGAAGAACGGCTTGAACAAAAGTTTAAAATCATAACTCCCGAAATTGAAGAGCGTTTCAAATTCGAATTGAAAGTTATCAATGAAATGGGGTATGCCGGATATTTTCTTGTTGTCCAGGATTTTATTAATGCAGCAAAGAAACGCGGTATTCCCGTAGGTCCCGGTCGCGGAAGTGCAGCAGGAAGCATCATTGCATATATTCTTGGAATTACAAATGTAGATCCTCTGAAATACGATTTACTTTTCGAAAGATTTCTAAATCCGGCACGTAAAACAATGCCCGATATAGATGTGGACTTTGCGGATGATCAGCGTGGAGAAGTAATTACTTACGTTAAAGAAAAGTACGGTGAAAAATCAGTTGCACAAATTATTACATTTAATAGATTGTCTTCGCGCGCAGTTTTAAAAGATGTTGCGCGTGTTCTGAAAATTTCTATTCCCACAGTTGAAAAAATAACAAAGTGGATTCCATCAAAGTTTGGACGTGTTTATGATCTTGACCAGGCGTTGAAAGAAGTGCCCGAACTTGCGTGGGTTAATAAATCTGACGATCCGCAAATTCAAGAATTAATAAAGTATGCGCGAATTCTTGAAGGAATGAATCGCAACGCTTCTAAACATGCAGCCGGCGTTGTAATCACTCCGGGTGAAGTGAGCGATTTCGTTCCTCTCGCAATTTATGGAGATGATAATTCGATTGTTACGCAATTCAATATGAAAGATCTGGAAGAAGCCGGTTTATTGAAAATGGATTTTCTTGGACTGCGGACGCTTTCTATTATAAGAGATACACTCGAACTAGTTAAACAAACCCGCAATCTTGAAATTGATATTGATAACATCCCCACCGATGATCCCAAAACATATGAGATGTTTAGCAAAGGTCAGACAACTGCGGTATTTCAGTTTGAAAGTAGTCCGATGCGTGAGTATCTGAAAAAACTTAAACCGAGTACAATTAATGATTTGGCTGCGATGAATGCTTTGTACCGTCCCGGTCCGATGGAATTTATAGATGACTTTATTTCGCGTAAACATGGAAGAAAACAAATAATTTATTTGGATCCTATTCTTGAACCGATATTGAAAGAGACAAACGGAATAATTGTTTATCAAGAACAGGTTATTCAGATTGCAAATAAAGTCGGAAATATGAGTCTTGCCGAAGCGGATTTGCTACGACGTGCGATGGGCAAAAAAGATTTAAAATCAATGGCAGAACAAAAAGAAAAATTTCTTGAAGGTGCAATTAAAAATCAAATCAGCAAAAAAGCTGCAGAAGAAATTTTTGAAGCGATTGATAAATTTGCCAATTACGGATTTAATAAAAGTCATGCGGTTGCGTATTCGATAGTAGCCTATCAAACCGCTTATTTGAAAGCAAATTACCTGGAAGAATTTCTTGCAGCAAATCTTTCCAACGAATATGGCAACACAGATAAAGTAACCAATCTCTTAGAAGATTGCCGTAAGCTTAATGTTAAAGTGATGCCACCCGATATAAATAACCCAACAGTAAAATTCACAGTCAAGAATAAAAAAATAATTTTTGGAATGAGTGCAATTAAGAATGTCGGTGTGAATGCTGTTGAAGAAATAAAATTAGCACATCAAAGAATAGGAAGAAGTTTTAAAAGCATTTATGATTTCTGTTCGAATGTTGATACGCGTGTTGTAAATAAGCGTGCGTTGGAAGGATTAGTTCTTTCCGGTGCGTTCGATCTCTGCGGCGGATCCCGTGCACAAAATTTTCTAGCTGTTGAAGATGCACTAAGTTTCGGCGGTAAAGCACAGTCTGTAAAAAATTCACATACGGATAGTCTATTCGGCGGGGATTCCGATGCGATGCACATACATGAACCCAAATTGCCGGATATCTCTCCATGGGAAGCCAAACACAGACTTGCTAAAGAAAGAGAAGTGCTTGGATTTTATTTAACCGATCATCCGTTAAGAAAATATGAAATTGAATACCGTTCATTTGCCACGGTTCATCTAGGTGAAACGGAAACATATAATTTTTCTGAATCCGTGCGCGCATGCGGAGTTGTAACTGAAGTCAGAACAAAAATTGATAAACGCGGAAATCAGATGGTGTTTTTTAAACTGGATGATTTCAGCGGTTCATGTGAATGTCTTATGTTTTCGAAAGTTTATAAAACTTGTGAAGATTTAATAATACCTGAGTCAACAATATTAGTAGCAGGAAGACTTGAAAGCAGCGGCGATGCGGTTAAACTTCATGTTGATGAAGCGCTTTCATTGGATGATGTAAAACAAAAACTTACCAAACGAATCGGATTAATTGTTGACACATCTTTACATGACAATTCAAAAATATCCGAGATAAAAAAATTGATGGAAGAATATGATGGTTCAATGCCCGTTTTAGTTTGTCTGAGAGAAGAAGGAATCAACCGTGAATTTCATATCAACTATAAAATTGCTTTCAATTCTGAATTCATTCTCAAAGTAAAAAAACTTCTTGGTGAAGAATCAGTTGTCTACTTTCCATCATAA
- the dut gene encoding dUTP diphosphatase, which produces MKPIKIKIQHIANLFSDIPLPEYATEGSSGLDLRAAVETEMKIEKGKVGLVPTNLRVEIPDGYEIQIRPRSGLAAKNGIGVLNSPGTIDSDYRGEIKVILFNFGEDDFIIKRGDRIAQMVLSKVYRANLILTDELNNSTRGEGGFGHTGKK; this is translated from the coding sequence ATGAAACCAATCAAAATAAAAATTCAGCACATTGCAAACTTATTCTCAGATATTCCTCTACCGGAATATGCAACCGAGGGCAGCAGCGGATTAGATCTGCGCGCTGCAGTTGAAACAGAAATGAAAATTGAAAAAGGGAAAGTCGGTTTGGTCCCGACAAACTTGCGTGTAGAAATTCCAGACGGGTATGAAATACAGATTAGACCACGAAGCGGACTAGCTGCAAAAAATGGAATCGGTGTTTTAAATTCTCCGGGAACTATTGATTCGGATTACCGTGGAGAAATAAAAGTAATCTTATTCAACTTTGGCGAGGATGATTTTATAATAAAACGCGGCGATAGAATTGCGCAAATGGTTTTATCCAAAGTTTACCGTGCAAATTTGATTTTAACTGATGAACTGAACAATAGTACTCGGGGCGAAGGCGGTTTTGGACACACGGGAAAAAAGTAA